Proteins from a single region of Nocardiopsis dassonvillei subsp. dassonvillei DSM 43111:
- a CDS encoding DUF5956 family protein: MSDGPHDDRWTSGKRKETRAELAYFHVGGHREDLSGRTWSEYPVLPLPPHEADTGEHPELRGRRFVEVPESGWHALVAWAVGPEHAVRCPERHPPSPVHVTCENRGRRVQRWEERTRTDRAGVDRGVDDFLTEAGVPHQPCGYRWFAELPGGIRDGDHLFGSFSSHLASVGSNEQDPPGMRRSMRNLARRLYGDAGRSALPDSLGGS; this comes from the coding sequence ATGAGCGACGGGCCGCACGACGACCGCTGGACCTCCGGGAAACGGAAGGAGACCAGGGCGGAGCTGGCCTACTTCCACGTGGGCGGGCACCGCGAGGACCTGAGCGGACGTACCTGGTCGGAGTACCCCGTCCTGCCCCTGCCCCCGCACGAGGCGGACACCGGCGAACACCCCGAACTCCGCGGAAGGAGGTTCGTCGAGGTCCCCGAATCCGGCTGGCACGCCCTGGTCGCCTGGGCGGTGGGCCCCGAGCACGCCGTCCGGTGCCCGGAGCGGCACCCGCCCTCCCCGGTGCACGTGACCTGCGAGAACCGCGGCAGGCGCGTCCAGCGGTGGGAGGAGAGGACGCGCACCGACCGGGCGGGCGTCGACCGCGGTGTCGACGACTTCCTGACGGAGGCCGGGGTCCCGCACCAGCCGTGCGGGTACCGGTGGTTCGCCGAGCTGCCCGGGGGGATCCGCGACGGCGACCACCTCTTCGGCTCGTTCTCCTCCCACCTGGCGTCGGTGGGCTCGAACGAGCAGGACCCGCCGGGGATGCGCCGGTCCATGAGGAACCTGGCCCGGCGCCTGTACGGGGACGCCGGACGGTCCGCGCTCCCGGACTCGCTCGGCGGCTCCTGA
- a CDS encoding ion transporter, whose amino-acid sequence MRRAQVTRLVESQWFSNIVLAVILVNAVILGWMTYGGSALPYLVVIEYVVIGVFVVEMILKIHAWRGRFFRSAWNWFDFLVVLVSVIPATGPFAVLRILRVLRILRVITAVPQMRQIITALFKAMPGVGTVIGLLLVVIYTSAIIAHQLFGEAVPVFFGNLGTSLYTMFLLMTTEGWPDVSDAVLAEHPTAWIFFVCYIVLTAFIMLNLVIAVIVTSLEQEISEVRWAEDQQLEEVQHEAVMARLVELGQQVERLDRMLRERDADPGAAGLPGSVQADRATQTAQAVRTIQPGEPAESVRRGNGDAAQPPPPSPL is encoded by the coding sequence TTGCGGCGTGCTCAGGTCACCAGGCTCGTGGAGAGTCAGTGGTTCTCCAACATCGTGCTCGCGGTGATTCTGGTCAATGCCGTGATTTTGGGTTGGATGACTTATGGGGGTTCCGCCCTTCCGTATCTGGTGGTCATCGAGTACGTCGTCATCGGCGTGTTCGTCGTCGAGATGATCCTCAAGATCCACGCCTGGCGGGGACGGTTTTTCCGGAGCGCCTGGAACTGGTTCGACTTCCTGGTGGTGCTGGTCTCGGTGATCCCGGCCACCGGCCCGTTCGCCGTGCTCCGCATCCTGCGGGTGCTGCGGATCCTGCGGGTGATCACCGCCGTCCCGCAGATGCGGCAGATCATCACCGCGCTGTTCAAGGCCATGCCGGGGGTGGGAACGGTGATCGGCCTGCTCCTGGTGGTCATCTACACCTCGGCGATCATCGCCCACCAGCTGTTCGGTGAGGCCGTGCCGGTGTTCTTCGGCAATCTGGGCACGTCGCTGTACACGATGTTCCTGCTGATGACGACGGAGGGCTGGCCGGACGTCTCGGACGCGGTGCTGGCGGAGCATCCGACGGCCTGGATCTTCTTCGTGTGCTACATCGTGCTGACGGCGTTCATCATGCTGAACCTGGTCATCGCGGTGATCGTCACCTCCCTGGAGCAGGAGATCAGCGAGGTCCGCTGGGCCGAGGACCAGCAGTTGGAGGAGGTCCAGCACGAGGCGGTCATGGCCCGCCTGGTGGAACTCGGGCAGCAGGTCGAGCGCCTGGACCGGATGCTGCGCGAGCGGGACGCGGACCCCGGCGCCGCCGGCCTTCCGGGGAGCGTCCAGGCGGACCGGGCGACCCAGACAGCCCAGGCCGTCCGGACGATCCAGCCCGGGGAGCCGGCCGAGTCCGTCCGGCGCGGGAACGGGGACGCGGCGCAGCCGCCGCCTCCCTCACCCCTGTAG
- a CDS encoding STM4015 family protein, whose amino-acid sequence MADLTEFAGLPVVEFPAEGTREERLEQVRRRGGDPRDPASTAWRLRTSGSDGRRPEDDYDQYFSLFMSEVDTERVTALVLGDWVSPDQCGPEQAVELLAEHADALPNLRSVFVGDITADECELSWINQGDMAPLLAAFPRLERLATRGADGIRGGGGLSLHVPSHTGLRSLTLESGGLPGRVVREVASSGLPALEHLELWLGMEDYGRDVSPRDLEPVLSGGAFPGLRYLGVRNAEDVDAWVPVLADAPVVGRLEVLDLSLGVLTDRGARALVERADAFAGLRRLDLHHHYLDQEAVERVGAAFAGSGVEVDLSDPREPEDYGDGELEYYTAAAE is encoded by the coding sequence ATGGCCGATCTCACCGAGTTCGCAGGCCTGCCCGTGGTCGAGTTCCCCGCCGAGGGCACGCGTGAGGAGCGGCTCGAACAGGTCCGAAGGCGCGGAGGGGACCCGCGCGACCCCGCGTCCACGGCCTGGCGGCTGCGGACCAGCGGAAGCGACGGCAGGCGTCCCGAGGACGACTACGACCAGTACTTCTCCCTCTTCATGTCCGAGGTGGACACCGAGCGCGTGACGGCGCTGGTCCTCGGTGACTGGGTCAGCCCCGACCAGTGCGGTCCCGAGCAGGCCGTGGAGCTGCTGGCCGAGCACGCCGACGCGCTGCCGAACCTGCGCTCGGTCTTCGTCGGCGACATCACCGCCGACGAGTGCGAGCTCTCCTGGATCAACCAGGGGGACATGGCACCGCTGCTGGCCGCCTTCCCCCGCCTGGAGCGGCTGGCCACCCGGGGCGCCGACGGTATCCGGGGCGGGGGCGGCCTCAGCCTGCACGTGCCCTCCCACACCGGCCTGCGCTCCCTCACCCTGGAGAGCGGCGGTCTGCCGGGCCGGGTCGTGCGCGAGGTGGCGTCCTCGGGTCTGCCCGCGCTGGAGCACCTGGAGCTGTGGCTGGGGATGGAGGACTACGGCCGCGACGTCTCGCCCCGGGACCTGGAGCCGGTGCTCTCGGGCGGGGCGTTCCCCGGTCTGCGGTACCTGGGCGTGCGCAACGCCGAGGACGTGGACGCGTGGGTCCCGGTGCTGGCCGACGCGCCCGTGGTCGGTCGCCTGGAGGTCCTGGACCTGTCGTTGGGCGTCCTCACCGACCGGGGAGCCCGGGCGCTCGTCGAACGGGCCGACGCCTTCGCCGGTCTGCGCAGGCTGGATCTGCACCACCACTACCTGGACCAGGAGGCGGTGGAGCGCGTGGGCGCCGCGTTCGCCGGGAGCGGGGTCGAGGTCGACCTGTCCGATCCCCGGGAGCCCGAGGACTACGGAGACGGCGAACTGGAGTACTACACCGCGGCGGCGGAGTAG
- a CDS encoding STM4015 family protein, with the protein MPDLTEFAGLPVVEFPASGTWEERLERIRERGGDPRDPASRAWRLRTSEHLRRPPEDKGADYLARFLSEVDTGQLTALVIGEWGYASDGGLYQAADLLVEHADALPNLRSVFFGDITFDECELSWISQPDLAPLVAAFPRLEELTVKGADGMEGQLGLHVPSHEALRSLTLESGGLPGRVVREVASSALPGLEHLELWLGMEEYGGCASPQDLAPVLSGEAFPRLRYLGVRNAEHWTEWVPVLAGAPVVKRLEVLDLSLGILTDQGARELVDRAEAFSGLRKLDLHHHFLSEGMVERVRAAFAGTGVELDLDVGRDEEDREDDEDEEPYYYTAASE; encoded by the coding sequence ATGCCCGACCTCACCGAGTTCGCGGGTCTGCCCGTGGTCGAGTTCCCCGCCAGCGGCACGTGGGAGGAACGGCTCGAACGTATCCGGGAACGGGGCGGCGACCCGCGCGACCCCGCCTCCAGGGCCTGGCGGCTGCGGACCAGCGAGCACCTCCGAAGGCCCCCCGAGGACAAGGGCGCCGACTACCTCGCCCGGTTCCTGTCCGAGGTGGACACCGGGCAGTTGACGGCACTCGTCATCGGCGAATGGGGTTATGCCTCCGACGGGGGTCTGTACCAGGCCGCGGACCTGCTGGTCGAGCACGCCGACGCGCTGCCGAACCTGCGCTCGGTCTTCTTCGGTGACATCACCTTCGACGAGTGCGAGCTGTCCTGGATCTCCCAGCCCGACCTGGCGCCGCTCGTGGCCGCCTTCCCCCGGTTGGAGGAGCTGACGGTGAAGGGCGCCGACGGCATGGAGGGGCAGCTCGGGCTGCACGTGCCCTCACACGAGGCGCTGCGCTCCCTCACCCTGGAGAGCGGGGGCCTGCCGGGCCGGGTCGTGCGCGAGGTGGCGTCCTCGGCTCTGCCCGGGCTGGAGCACCTGGAGCTGTGGCTGGGGATGGAGGAGTACGGCGGCTGCGCCTCCCCGCAGGATCTGGCGCCGGTGCTCTCGGGCGAGGCGTTCCCCCGGCTGAGGTACCTGGGCGTGCGCAACGCCGAGCACTGGACCGAGTGGGTTCCGGTGCTGGCCGGGGCACCCGTCGTCAAGAGACTGGAGGTGCTCGACCTGTCCCTGGGCATCCTGACGGACCAGGGCGCCCGGGAACTCGTCGACCGGGCCGAGGCCTTCTCCGGACTGCGCAAGCTCGACCTGCACCACCACTTCCTGAGTGAGGGGATGGTGGAGCGGGTGCGGGCCGCGTTCGCCGGAACCGGGGTCGAGCTCGACCTCGACGTCGGAAGGGACGAGGAGGACCGGGAGGACGACGAGGACGAGGAGCCCTACTACTACACCGCGGCTTCCGAGTGA
- the mnmA gene encoding tRNA 2-thiouridine(34) synthase MnmA: MTLRVLAAMSGGVDSAVAAARVAEAGHDVTGVHLALSKNPQSYRTGARGCCTVEDSHDARRAADVIGIPFYVWDMSEEFDREVVQDFVAEYEAGNTPNPCLRCNEKIKFEAVLDRAVALGFDAVATGHHVRKVDGRLVRSVDAAKDQSYVLGVLNAEQLERAVFPLGDCTKDEVRAEAERRGLSVADKPDSHDICFIADGDTAGFLNRRIGERPGPIRDEDGTVVGTHNGSHTFTVGQRKGLGLGGAAHPRYVLSIEPVDNSVTVGPRASLRVDAITGVRPVWSGSEPLTEPTDCHVQLRAHGEVYPASVWQREADGGPELVVRLAEPATGVATGQAVVVYQGDTVLGSATISATSRTGAAV; the protein is encoded by the coding sequence ATGACTTTGCGTGTACTCGCCGCCATGTCGGGCGGGGTCGACTCCGCGGTCGCCGCGGCCCGTGTGGCCGAGGCGGGCCACGACGTCACCGGTGTCCACCTGGCGCTCTCCAAGAACCCGCAGTCCTACCGCACGGGCGCTCGCGGCTGCTGCACCGTGGAGGACTCCCACGACGCGCGGCGGGCCGCCGACGTCATCGGCATCCCCTTCTACGTCTGGGACATGTCGGAGGAGTTCGACCGCGAGGTCGTACAGGACTTCGTGGCCGAGTACGAGGCGGGCAACACCCCCAACCCCTGCCTGCGCTGCAACGAGAAGATCAAGTTCGAGGCGGTGCTGGACCGGGCCGTCGCCCTGGGCTTCGACGCCGTGGCCACCGGACACCACGTCCGCAAGGTCGACGGGCGCCTGGTGCGCAGCGTGGACGCGGCCAAGGACCAGTCCTACGTGCTGGGCGTGCTCAACGCCGAGCAGCTGGAGCGCGCGGTGTTCCCGCTGGGGGACTGCACCAAGGACGAGGTGCGCGCGGAGGCCGAGCGGCGCGGCCTGTCGGTGGCGGACAAGCCCGACAGCCACGACATCTGCTTCATCGCCGACGGTGACACGGCGGGCTTCCTCAACCGGCGCATCGGCGAGCGGCCGGGGCCGATCCGGGACGAGGACGGCACGGTGGTGGGCACGCACAACGGCTCGCACACCTTCACCGTGGGCCAGCGCAAGGGCCTGGGCCTGGGCGGCGCCGCCCACCCGCGGTACGTGCTCTCCATCGAGCCGGTCGACAACTCCGTCACGGTGGGGCCGCGGGCGTCCCTGCGGGTGGACGCCATCACCGGCGTGCGCCCGGTGTGGAGCGGCAGCGAGCCCCTGACCGAGCCGACCGACTGCCACGTGCAGCTGCGCGCCCACGGCGAGGTCTACCCGGCGAGCGTGTGGCAGCGCGAGGCCGACGGCGGTCCCGAGCTGGTCGTCCGGCTGGCCGAACCCGCGACCGGCGTGGCCACCGGGCAGGCCGTGGTGGTCTACCAGGGCGACACGGTGCTGGGATCGGCCACGATCTCCGCCACCTCCAGAACCGGCGCCGCGGTCTGA
- the ligA gene encoding NAD-dependent DNA ligase LigA, producing MSAPDTTTDIPDEVRARHTELCQELDDHSYRYYLGTPVISDAEYDTLMRELVGIEDSYPALATQDSPTQKVGAPISVDFAAVEHLVRMESLGNAFDVDELNAWADRASAEVPVNGYLCELKIDGLAVDLVYEKGRLVRAATRGDGRVGEDITLNVRTIGVVPERLDESVRPAPELLEVRGEVFLPVEDFGKLNERITASGEHTPFANPRNAAAGSLRQKDPRVTATRPLSMIVHGVGAYSPAKDGGGEVAFTSQSQAYRLLGEWGLPLSDRYRVVTTMDEVREYVAHYAAHRHEPAYEIDGIVIKVDDFALQRRLGSTSRVPRWAIAYKYPPEEVTTRLLDIKVGVGRTGRVTPYGVMEPVVVAGSEVEFATLHNAREVERKGVLIGDTVVLRKAGDVIPEIVAPVLDRRDGTERAFAMPESCPECGTTLGQQKEGDVDLRCPNARSCPGQLRERLFFVASRKALDIEALGYVAATALTQPLEPARPPVRDEGDLFDLTVDMLLPIRTHVLDPDTTEPKTDPKTGEPKVVSFFANKKGEPKKTVEKLFEQLEEAKSKPLWRVLVALSIRHVGPRAAEDLARHFRSMDAIRAASEEELAAVDGVGPTIAASIREWFSVDWHAEIVRKWADAGVRMEDEDDGSRPRHLEGVTVVVTGSLEGFSRDGAKEAIAERGGRATASVSKKTGFVVVGDSPGSKYDKAVKLGVPVLDEEGFRVLLEAGPEAAEAMRVNPAPREPGTEDAEAGATGTEGATGTDAVPGTSETVADAEEAVRDEA from the coding sequence GTGAGCGCGCCCGACACCACCACCGACATCCCCGACGAGGTTCGCGCCCGGCACACCGAGCTGTGCCAGGAACTGGACGACCACAGTTACCGGTACTACCTGGGCACACCGGTGATCTCCGACGCCGAGTACGACACCCTCATGCGTGAGCTGGTCGGCATCGAGGACTCCTACCCCGCCCTGGCCACCCAGGACTCGCCCACGCAGAAGGTCGGCGCGCCCATCAGCGTCGACTTCGCCGCGGTCGAGCACCTGGTGCGGATGGAGAGCCTGGGCAACGCCTTCGACGTCGACGAGCTCAACGCCTGGGCCGACCGGGCCAGCGCCGAGGTGCCCGTCAACGGCTACCTGTGCGAGCTCAAGATCGACGGCCTGGCCGTGGACCTGGTGTACGAGAAGGGCCGCCTCGTGCGCGCCGCCACCCGCGGCGACGGCCGCGTCGGCGAGGACATCACCCTCAACGTGCGCACCATCGGGGTCGTCCCCGAGCGCCTGGACGAGAGCGTGCGCCCCGCCCCCGAGCTGCTGGAGGTGCGGGGGGAGGTCTTCCTGCCGGTGGAGGACTTCGGAAAACTCAACGAGCGCATCACCGCCTCGGGCGAGCACACCCCCTTCGCCAACCCCCGCAACGCCGCCGCCGGGTCGCTGCGCCAGAAGGACCCCCGCGTCACCGCCACCCGGCCGCTGTCGATGATCGTGCACGGCGTGGGCGCCTACTCTCCGGCGAAGGACGGCGGCGGGGAGGTGGCCTTCACCAGCCAGTCGCAGGCCTACCGGCTGCTGGGGGAGTGGGGGCTGCCGCTCAGCGACCGCTACCGGGTCGTCACCACCATGGACGAGGTCCGCGAGTACGTGGCCCACTACGCGGCCCACCGCCACGAGCCCGCCTACGAGATCGACGGCATCGTCATCAAGGTCGACGACTTCGCCCTCCAGCGGCGCCTGGGCTCCACCAGCCGCGTCCCGCGCTGGGCGATCGCCTACAAGTACCCGCCCGAGGAGGTCACCACCCGCCTGCTCGACATCAAGGTGGGCGTGGGCCGTACCGGGCGCGTCACCCCCTACGGGGTCATGGAGCCGGTGGTCGTGGCCGGGTCCGAGGTCGAGTTCGCCACCCTGCACAACGCGCGCGAGGTCGAGCGCAAGGGCGTGCTCATCGGCGACACCGTCGTGCTGCGCAAGGCGGGCGACGTCATCCCCGAGATCGTCGCCCCGGTGCTCGACCGCCGCGACGGCACCGAGCGGGCCTTCGCCATGCCCGAGTCCTGCCCCGAGTGCGGCACCACGCTCGGCCAGCAGAAGGAGGGCGACGTCGACCTGCGCTGCCCCAACGCCCGCTCCTGCCCGGGCCAGCTGCGCGAGCGCCTGTTCTTCGTGGCCAGCCGCAAGGCCCTGGACATCGAGGCGCTGGGCTACGTGGCCGCCACCGCCCTCACCCAGCCGCTGGAGCCCGCCCGGCCGCCGGTGCGCGACGAGGGCGACCTGTTCGACCTCACCGTCGACATGCTGCTGCCCATCCGCACCCACGTGCTCGACCCCGACACCACCGAGCCCAAGACCGACCCCAAGACCGGCGAGCCCAAGGTGGTGTCCTTCTTCGCCAACAAGAAGGGCGAGCCCAAGAAGACGGTCGAGAAGCTCTTCGAGCAGCTGGAGGAGGCCAAGTCCAAGCCGCTGTGGCGTGTGCTGGTGGCGCTGTCCATCCGGCACGTGGGTCCGCGCGCGGCGGAGGACCTGGCCCGCCACTTCCGCTCCATGGACGCCATCCGCGCGGCCAGCGAGGAGGAGCTGGCTGCGGTCGACGGCGTCGGCCCGACCATCGCCGCCTCCATCCGCGAGTGGTTCTCGGTGGACTGGCACGCCGAGATCGTCCGCAAGTGGGCCGACGCCGGGGTGCGCATGGAGGACGAGGACGACGGCTCCAGGCCGCGCCACCTGGAGGGGGTCACCGTGGTGGTGACCGGATCCCTGGAGGGCTTCAGCCGGGACGGGGCCAAGGAGGCGATCGCCGAGCGCGGCGGCCGGGCCACGGCGTCGGTGTCCAAGAAGACGGGTTTCGTGGTGGTCGGCGACAGCCCCGGCTCCAAGTACGACAAGGCCGTCAAGCTGGGGGTGCCGGTCCTGGACGAGGAGGGCTTCCGCGTCCTTTTGGAGGCCGGTCCCGAGGCGGCCGAGGCCATGCGGGTCAACCCCGCGCCCCGGGAGCCCGGGACCGAGGACGCCGAGGCCGGGGCCACGGGGACCGAGGGCGCGACCGGGACCGACGCCGTCCCCGGAACGTCCGAAACCGTCGCCGACGCCGAGGAGGCCGTCAGGGACGAGGCCTGA
- a CDS encoding DUF695 domain-containing protein, with translation MALFRRRRSTDSASSVTAFWDAWPAEREALASAVESDQPVPAEVSERVTALVRSIHPDMEWEVGRAPKPSGGLEDLDLSTDVDPGKLLEQLAALDDPSRLTDGPAYALTLRPGGSEEARILSERWARSAPEDSRWLFRPVRPADHDQLSSTVNLDDHELDLSHVSVSMRVDHATGKVEVGVYHPDNMFLPESTRAAVAEHVTLLALGEDDRVRWIGETAPLDEPPLDPLPPTSMPAVVRQMADMLGGSGGWATLHGRIPLQGAVEILLRHPLTRRDFPAFTLFVQVIVPYTHTDEDKLPAGASASALDDLEARISGVLGDNGALFMRQTVGGRRDYRYYLDPDSGVLPEFEAVLTDWSEGEVKLRSQLDPSWAQFNAARRPFRRQLGE, from the coding sequence ATGGCTCTGTTCCGTCGTCGCCGCTCCACCGACTCCGCCTCCTCAGTGACCGCCTTCTGGGACGCCTGGCCCGCCGAACGCGAGGCCCTGGCCAGCGCGGTCGAGTCGGACCAGCCCGTGCCCGCCGAGGTGTCCGAGCGCGTCACCGCGCTGGTCCGCTCCATCCACCCGGACATGGAGTGGGAGGTGGGCCGCGCCCCGAAGCCGAGCGGCGGCCTGGAGGACCTCGACCTGTCGACCGACGTCGACCCGGGCAAGCTCCTGGAGCAGCTGGCCGCCCTGGACGACCCCTCCCGGCTGACCGACGGCCCCGCCTACGCCCTGACGCTGCGCCCCGGCGGCTCGGAGGAGGCGCGCATCCTGTCCGAGCGCTGGGCGCGCTCGGCCCCCGAGGACTCCCGGTGGCTGTTCCGGCCGGTGCGGCCCGCCGACCACGACCAGCTGTCCTCCACCGTCAACCTGGACGACCACGAGCTCGACCTGTCGCACGTGTCGGTGTCCATGCGGGTCGACCACGCGACCGGCAAGGTCGAGGTGGGCGTGTACCACCCCGACAACATGTTCCTGCCCGAGAGCACGCGCGCCGCCGTGGCCGAGCACGTCACCCTGCTGGCGCTGGGCGAGGACGACCGGGTGCGGTGGATCGGTGAGACGGCGCCGCTGGACGAGCCGCCGCTGGACCCGCTGCCGCCCACGTCGATGCCCGCCGTGGTGCGGCAGATGGCGGACATGCTCGGCGGGTCGGGCGGCTGGGCGACGCTGCACGGGCGCATCCCCCTCCAGGGCGCGGTGGAGATCCTGCTCCGCCACCCGCTGACCCGTCGCGACTTCCCGGCGTTCACCCTGTTCGTGCAGGTGATCGTGCCGTACACGCACACGGACGAGGACAAGCTGCCCGCCGGCGCCTCCGCCTCGGCGCTGGACGACCTGGAGGCCCGGATCTCGGGTGTGCTGGGGGACAACGGCGCGCTGTTCATGCGCCAGACCGTGGGCGGCAGGCGTGACTACCGCTACTACCTGGACCCGGACTCGGGCGTGCTGCCCGAGTTCGAGGCCGTGCTGACGGACTGGTCCGAGGGGGAGGTCAAGCTGCGCAGCCAGCTCGACCCGTCCTGGGCGCAGTTCAACGCCGCGCGCAGGCCGTTCCGCCGCCAGCTGGGCGAGTAG
- a CDS encoding thymidine kinase: protein MAELKYFTGSMNSGKSTMALQEHHSRGGEGVLYTKQDRAGAGIISSRLGLESPAVEVGDDLDLYDDIADRKAPYVICDEAQFLSYKQVGQLAGVVDGMRIDVYCYGILTDFQGQLFPGSKRLVELADKIEVLPVSARCWCGGRATHNARVVDGVMIYEGEQVHIGGNESYATLCRHHFMAGVA, encoded by the coding sequence ATGGCGGAGCTGAAGTACTTCACAGGTTCGATGAACTCGGGCAAGAGCACGATGGCCCTCCAGGAGCACCACTCACGCGGCGGCGAAGGAGTGCTGTACACGAAGCAGGACCGCGCCGGAGCGGGCATCATCTCGTCCCGCCTGGGCCTGGAGTCCCCCGCCGTGGAGGTGGGCGACGACCTGGACCTGTACGACGACATCGCCGACCGCAAGGCCCCCTACGTCATCTGCGACGAGGCCCAGTTCCTGTCCTACAAGCAGGTGGGACAGCTCGCGGGCGTGGTGGACGGGATGCGGATCGACGTGTACTGCTACGGGATCCTCACCGACTTCCAGGGGCAGCTGTTCCCCGGCTCGAAGCGCCTGGTGGAACTCGCCGACAAGATCGAGGTCCTGCCGGTGTCCGCGCGCTGCTGGTGCGGCGGCCGCGCCACCCACAACGCGCGCGTGGTGGACGGGGTCATGATCTACGAGGGCGAGCAGGTGCACATCGGCGGCAACGAGTCGTACGCGACCCTGTGCCGCCACCACTTCATGGCCGGAGTCGCCTGA
- a CDS encoding DedA family protein, whose translation MPEFDFLDGQPFWIVYFTLLGVVLCRAQATYWIGRGLGAGVTRSRMGARLGPRLDAARRRIDRYGAPVVTLSFCTVGVQTAVNLAAGAMRMRFPRYLAAMFVGSLIWAGLWGVVIGGLVGTWFSLFLDSPWAALGVAALASAVVAVMVLRARRSRAAEEPSEEPEDATDAHRASAG comes from the coding sequence ATGCCGGAGTTCGATTTCCTCGACGGCCAGCCGTTCTGGATCGTCTACTTCACGCTGCTCGGCGTGGTCCTGTGCCGTGCCCAGGCCACGTACTGGATCGGCCGCGGCCTGGGCGCCGGGGTGACCCGCAGCCGTATGGGCGCCAGACTCGGCCCCCGGCTGGACGCCGCCCGGCGGCGCATCGACCGCTACGGCGCGCCCGTGGTCACCCTGAGCTTCTGCACCGTCGGCGTGCAGACCGCCGTCAACCTCGCCGCGGGCGCGATGCGCATGCGCTTCCCGCGCTACCTCGCCGCGATGTTCGTCGGCTCGCTGATCTGGGCGGGCCTGTGGGGCGTGGTCATCGGCGGCCTGGTGGGCACCTGGTTCTCCCTGTTCCTGGACTCGCCCTGGGCGGCCCTGGGCGTGGCCGCGCTGGCCTCGGCCGTCGTGGCCGTGATGGTGCTGCGCGCCCGCCGCTCCCGCGCCGCCGAAGAGCCCTCCGAGGAGCCCGAGGACGCCACCGACGCCCACCGCGCCTCCGCGGGTTAG
- a CDS encoding methionine synthase has product MSEQHPYPWPAASSTGVGSWPGEDPDEAMRTVLGELPDLPHLPELPARGVGADMVGRTCGLLVEFPVQVQPSGWRVADSPGRDLGRAASLMSYDLDALTEHAHGFTGTLKVQVAGPWTLAASVELRNGQRLVSDPGACRDLTESHLEGVLAHLGEVRRRVPGARLLVQVDEPSLPAVLLGALPTASGYGRLPAVDRVRVEAALRVLFAAIDATGAVPAAHCCAPGVPVDLLRRSGARALSLNALLLTRDHDETVGTAVEAGTGLLLGVVPSSDGAEPARTARMSDPAATVDPVRELWNRLGFSPDLLSRAVVTTPTCGLAGASPGHARAALNASRAGARVLRDEPRR; this is encoded by the coding sequence GTGAGCGAACAGCACCCCTACCCCTGGCCCGCGGCGTCCTCCACCGGGGTCGGGTCCTGGCCGGGCGAGGACCCCGACGAGGCGATGCGCACGGTCCTCGGCGAACTCCCCGACCTGCCGCACCTGCCCGAGCTGCCCGCGCGCGGCGTCGGCGCCGACATGGTCGGCCGCACCTGCGGCCTCCTGGTGGAGTTCCCCGTGCAGGTCCAGCCCAGCGGCTGGCGGGTCGCCGACAGCCCCGGACGCGACCTGGGCCGCGCGGCCAGCCTCATGTCCTACGACCTCGACGCCCTCACCGAGCACGCCCACGGCTTCACCGGCACCCTCAAGGTGCAGGTCGCCGGGCCGTGGACCCTGGCCGCGTCGGTCGAACTGCGCAACGGCCAGCGCCTGGTCTCCGACCCGGGGGCCTGCCGCGACCTGACCGAGTCCCACCTGGAGGGCGTCCTGGCGCACCTGGGCGAGGTCCGCAGGCGGGTCCCCGGCGCCCGGCTCCTCGTCCAGGTCGACGAGCCCTCCCTGCCCGCCGTCCTGCTCGGCGCCCTGCCCACCGCCAGCGGCTACGGCCGCCTGCCCGCCGTCGACCGGGTGCGCGTCGAGGCCGCCCTGCGCGTCCTCTTCGCCGCGATCGACGCCACCGGGGCGGTCCCCGCCGCGCACTGCTGCGCCCCCGGAGTCCCCGTCGACCTGCTGCGCCGCAGCGGCGCCCGCGCGCTGAGCCTCAACGCCCTCCTCCTCACCCGCGACCACGACGAGACGGTCGGCACGGCCGTGGAGGCGGGCACCGGACTCCTGCTCGGCGTGGTCCCCTCCAGCGACGGCGCCGAGCCCGCGAGGACCGCCCGAATGTCCGACCCCGCCGCTACTGTCGATCCTGTTCGCGAGTTGTGGAACCGGCTGGGATTCTCCCCCGACCTGCTCTCCCGCGCGGTGGTCACCACGCCCACGTGCGGGCTGGCGGGCGCCTCACCCGGCCACGCGAGGGCGGCCCTGAACGCCTCCCGAGCCGGTGCCCGGGTCCTGCGGGACGAACCCCGAAGGTAG